The following coding sequences are from one Bacillota bacterium window:
- the rplI gene encoding 50S ribosomal protein L9, whose product MKVILTQDVPSLGKHGEVVNVSEGYARNYLFPRGLAIAADKGAMKNVQLRQKQEAMRAEKAAQEARQIADVLRGRTVTVKAHAGKGTTKLFGAVTAQHIADSIAQQYHVKVDKRKIGLLEPIKSLGEYEVTLHLHHDVNLTLKVEVVPQEASA is encoded by the coding sequence ATGAAAGTGATACTCACGCAGGACGTGCCCTCGCTGGGCAAGCATGGCGAGGTGGTCAACGTCTCGGAGGGGTACGCACGGAACTATCTGTTCCCGCGTGGGCTGGCGATTGCTGCCGATAAGGGCGCGATGAAAAACGTTCAGCTTCGCCAGAAGCAGGAGGCGATGCGAGCAGAAAAAGCCGCGCAAGAAGCACGCCAGATTGCGGATGTGCTGAGAGGCAGGACAGTCACGGTGAAGGCACATGCCGGTAAGGGAACTACCAAACTGTTCGGCGCGGTGACTGCCCAACACATTGCAGATTCCATCGCACAGCAATACCATGTGAAGGTGGACAAGCGTAAAATCGGTTTGCTGGAGCCGATTAAGTCGCTGGGAGAGTATGAGGTTACACTGCACCTCCATCACGATGTGAACCTGACGTTGAAGGTGGAGGTCGTACCTCAGGAGGCTTCTGCATAA
- the dnaB gene encoding replicative DNA helicase, which translates to MSELLRALPHNLDAEIATLGAMMIDGAAIERVSEFLAPDDFYRETHRVIYDALIALSGRNEPVDLVTLSEELQRRGKLEEVGGIAYLTTLMDSVPSAANVDYYAQIVEEYAIRRRLIEAAQEIIHMAAVTGDEEEPLSIGEIADRAESAVYRVAQRRIGKGFESIRPLLGEAFDRFEAFYHERKLVTGLSTGFRELDFVTAGLQKSDLVIIAARPSMGKTSLCLNIGEHVALREGKTVAIFSLEMSKEQLVQRMICSQAEVNAHRLRLGMLPDTAWQRLAKAVQELWNAKIFIDDTPDISVLEMRAKCRRLRAEHGLDLVIVDYLQLMRSHRRAENRTQEISDIARALKGLARELEVPIIALSQLSRAVEHRENKRPMLSDLRESGSIEAEADVVAFIYRPEYYAMKEAVSTDDVEAGTMPREEGRVEEAEIIIAKQRNGPTGTVRVGFKPDYARFVPLERHREE; encoded by the coding sequence ATGAGTGAGCTGCTGCGTGCCCTGCCGCACAATCTGGATGCGGAGATTGCCACGCTGGGTGCGATGATGATAGACGGCGCTGCCATCGAGCGCGTGAGCGAGTTCCTTGCGCCCGACGATTTCTATCGGGAGACGCACCGCGTGATTTATGATGCCCTGATAGCCCTTTCCGGCCGCAACGAGCCGGTGGACCTCGTCACCCTCAGTGAGGAACTGCAACGGCGCGGGAAGCTGGAAGAGGTCGGAGGTATCGCTTACCTGACCACTCTCATGGACAGCGTGCCCAGCGCGGCGAATGTGGACTACTATGCCCAGATTGTGGAAGAATATGCTATCCGCCGACGGCTTATCGAGGCGGCTCAGGAGATTATCCACATGGCAGCGGTGACCGGGGATGAGGAAGAACCGCTGTCTATTGGCGAAATAGCCGACCGGGCAGAGAGCGCGGTTTATCGGGTAGCGCAGCGGCGTATCGGCAAAGGCTTTGAAAGCATCCGCCCTTTGCTGGGTGAGGCGTTTGACCGCTTCGAAGCCTTTTATCATGAGCGCAAGCTGGTAACAGGTTTAAGCACGGGCTTTCGCGAACTGGACTTTGTCACTGCGGGGCTGCAGAAGTCGGACCTGGTGATTATTGCGGCACGCCCCAGCATGGGCAAAACCAGCTTGTGCCTGAACATCGGTGAGCACGTCGCCCTTCGTGAAGGCAAAACGGTGGCTATCTTCAGCCTGGAGATGTCCAAAGAGCAGCTCGTGCAGCGCATGATTTGCTCGCAGGCGGAGGTGAACGCGCATCGTTTGCGGTTGGGAATGCTGCCCGACACCGCATGGCAGAGGCTTGCCAAAGCGGTGCAGGAACTCTGGAATGCCAAGATATTCATCGATGACACGCCGGACATCTCGGTGCTGGAGATGCGGGCGAAGTGTCGCCGCTTGCGTGCCGAACACGGGTTGGACCTGGTGATTGTGGACTACCTGCAGCTGATGCGTAGCCACCGGCGAGCGGAGAACCGCACGCAGGAGATTTCGGACATCGCCCGCGCGCTGAAGGGGCTGGCGCGCGAGCTGGAAGTGCCCATTATTGCCCTGTCGCAGTTATCCCGTGCCGTAGAGCATCGCGAGAATAAGCGTCCAATGCTATCGGATTTGCGCGAGAGCGGTTCTATCGAAGCAGAAGCCGATGTGGTGGCATTCATCTACCGCCCCGAGTATTACGCGATGAAGGAGGCGGTCTCTACGGATGACGTGGAGGCAGGGACGATGCCTCGCGAGGAGGGGCGGGTCGAGGAAGCCGAGATTATCATTGCCAAACAACGAAACGGTCCAACGGGTACCGTGCGAGTCGGCTTCAAGCCCGATTATGCGCGGTTTGTCCCGCTGGAGCGACATCGGGAGGAATGA
- the purD gene encoding phosphoribosylamine--glycine ligase, protein MKVLVIGGGGREHALVWKIAQSPKVAKIYAAPGNAGIAELAECVPIKATDIESLASFAERNRIDLTVVGPESPLIAGVVDVFETRGLAIFGPSKEPARLEGSKVYAKEVMRRYRIPTADFSVFSEPHSAAEYAHRRFQEGAKGLVIKADGEAGGKGVFVVHHLDEALEVIHSLMEERVLGEAGARVVIEEVLVGEEASLMAFTDGATVLPMLPVQDYKRALDHDRGANTGGMGSICPLRLVTPELHQQAIEQIIHPAIRATRDAGIPFRGVLYAGTMVTEEGIKTLEFNVRFGDPETQAVLPLLENDIVEVMQAAVECRLDEVTLQWKPRYSVCVVVASGGYPGKYETGLPIEGLDEAAQVPECVVFHAGTRRDGDQVVTAGGRVLGVTALGDTLAQARGRAYEAVRCIRFEYMHYRTDIGMKWV, encoded by the coding sequence TTGAAGGTACTGGTGATAGGTGGGGGTGGGCGCGAGCACGCACTGGTGTGGAAAATCGCGCAGAGCCCGAAAGTAGCCAAAATCTATGCGGCGCCGGGTAACGCAGGCATTGCTGAACTGGCGGAGTGCGTACCAATTAAAGCCACCGACATCGAAAGTCTGGCAAGCTTCGCCGAACGCAACCGTATTGACCTGACGGTTGTCGGACCCGAGTCGCCCTTGATTGCGGGTGTCGTGGATGTATTTGAGACGCGCGGGCTGGCGATATTTGGTCCCAGCAAAGAGCCAGCGCGTCTGGAAGGCAGTAAAGTGTACGCGAAGGAAGTCATGCGCCGTTATCGTATTCCCACCGCTGATTTCTCGGTTTTCAGTGAACCGCATTCGGCTGCGGAATACGCGCACCGTCGTTTTCAGGAAGGTGCGAAAGGACTGGTGATTAAAGCGGATGGCGAGGCGGGGGGTAAAGGCGTTTTCGTCGTGCATCATCTGGACGAGGCGCTGGAAGTGATACACTCGCTCATGGAGGAACGTGTGCTCGGAGAGGCAGGCGCGCGTGTGGTGATTGAAGAGGTTTTAGTTGGGGAAGAGGCTTCGCTGATGGCGTTTACCGACGGAGCCACTGTACTGCCTATGCTGCCGGTTCAGGATTATAAGCGCGCTCTCGACCACGACCGCGGAGCGAACACCGGTGGGATGGGCAGTATCTGTCCCCTGCGCCTTGTTACGCCGGAACTGCATCAGCAAGCGATAGAGCAGATTATCCATCCTGCCATCCGCGCCACGCGCGACGCCGGTATCCCCTTCCGCGGTGTGCTGTACGCAGGCACGATGGTTACCGAAGAGGGCATTAAGACACTGGAGTTCAATGTGCGATTCGGTGACCCTGAAACGCAGGCAGTCCTGCCCTTGCTGGAGAACGATATAGTGGAGGTGATGCAGGCGGCGGTCGAGTGCCGTCTGGATGAGGTTACCTTGCAGTGGAAACCGCGCTATTCGGTCTGTGTGGTGGTAGCATCGGGAGGCTACCCGGGCAAATATGAGACGGGTTTGCCGATCGAGGGGCTGGATGAGGCGGCGCAGGTGCCGGAATGCGTGGTCTTCCATGCAGGCACGCGCAGAGATGGCGATCAGGTGGTAACCGCTGGCGGGCGCGTGCTGGGAGTAACCGCCCTGGGCGATACGCTTGCTCAGGCGCGTGGGCGAGCCTACGAGGCGGTACGGTGTATCCGCTTCGAGTATATGCATTACCGCACAGACATCGGCATGAAGTGGGTATGA